The following are encoded in a window of Sinorhizobium sojae CCBAU 05684 genomic DNA:
- a CDS encoding CDP-alcohol phosphatidyltransferase family protein: MNEVPEAGEKPSADRRPIAARQSRFAKRLTALLLKTPITPNQISVISIAFAAIGAAAILFAPRWPSLYLIALAGIQLRLLCNLLDGMVAVEGGRGSAVGPLYNEFPDRIADSLLIVALGYAAGAGWLGWAGALVAALTAYVRVFGGSLGQAQNFRGPMAKQHRMALMSVACVLALFEAALTTERLVLYVAAWIILAGSLFTCLTRTRAIVSRIQGATRP, translated from the coding sequence ATGAATGAGGTTCCCGAGGCGGGCGAAAAGCCGAGTGCCGATCGCCGCCCGATTGCGGCGCGCCAGAGCCGTTTCGCGAAACGGCTGACGGCGCTCCTTCTCAAGACACCCATCACGCCGAACCAGATTTCGGTCATCAGTATCGCCTTCGCGGCAATCGGGGCCGCTGCCATCCTGTTTGCGCCGCGTTGGCCCTCGCTTTATCTCATCGCCCTCGCGGGCATCCAGCTGCGTCTTCTCTGCAATCTCCTCGACGGGATGGTGGCTGTCGAGGGCGGGCGCGGCTCGGCCGTCGGTCCGCTCTACAACGAGTTTCCGGACCGCATCGCCGATAGCTTGCTCATCGTTGCGCTCGGCTACGCTGCAGGAGCGGGTTGGCTCGGCTGGGCGGGTGCGTTGGTGGCGGCTCTCACCGCCTATGTGCGCGTATTCGGGGGGTCGCTCGGACAGGCGCAGAACTTCCGCGGGCCCATGGCGAAACAGCACCGCATGGCTCTGATGAGCGTCGCCTGCGTCCTGGCGCTTTTTGAAGCGGCTTTGACGACGGAGCGTCTCGTGCTCTATGTCGCTGCCTGGATCATCCTCGCGGGGTCGCTTTTCACCTGCTTGACCCGCACCAGAGCCATCGTCTCGCGCATCCAGGGAGCGACCAGGCCGTGA
- a CDS encoding lysophospholipid acyltransferase family protein: MIDVVLIALTRFLVGGRARWTGALPESRQRIYFANHASHLDTLLIWSALPRPLRASTHPIAAADYWGRGSIRRHIALKVLNAVLVERSIKGPPGAALAPLRGVLSEGGSLILFPEGTRGSERLPGPFKSGLYWLAQDFPDAELIPTYLDNPSRAFPKGTFLPVPISCTVRFGAPLARRTGEEKDEFLERARLAVSALASDPIA, encoded by the coding sequence GTGATCGACGTCGTGCTGATCGCTCTCACACGCTTTCTCGTCGGCGGCCGTGCGCGATGGACCGGCGCCCTGCCGGAATCGCGTCAGCGCATCTATTTCGCCAATCACGCCAGCCATCTGGATACGCTGCTCATCTGGTCGGCGTTGCCGCGACCGTTGCGGGCGTCCACGCATCCGATCGCGGCCGCCGACTATTGGGGCAGGGGCAGCATCCGGCGCCACATCGCGCTCAAGGTGCTGAACGCCGTGCTTGTCGAACGCTCCATCAAGGGCCCGCCCGGGGCGGCGCTGGCGCCTTTGCGCGGGGTCCTGTCGGAGGGAGGCTCTCTCATTCTCTTTCCCGAGGGCACGCGCGGCAGCGAGCGCCTGCCGGGACCCTTCAAAAGCGGTCTCTATTGGCTGGCGCAGGATTTTCCGGACGCTGAACTGATCCCGACCTATCTCGACAATCCCTCGCGCGCTTTCCCCAAGGGAACTTTCTTGCCCGTACCGATCAGTTGCACGGTGCGTTTCGGCGCGCCGCTCGCCCGCCGTACAGGCGAAGAGAAGGATGAATTTCTCGAGCGCGCCCGGCTGGCCGTGAGCGCGCTCGCATCGGACCCGATCGCGTGA
- a CDS encoding phosphatidate cytidylyltransferase has translation MSLMDKLFILFGGICGLLAIASLIGFALSRRMTSETGRATVDNLNARIGAWWVMVAIFAVSFGLGRGATVLLFALTSFYTLREFVSLTPTRAADHLPLVGAFYLLLPLQYWLVWIDWYALFTILIPVYGFLLLPSLAALRGDTEQFLLRVSRIQWGLMLTVFCISHAPALITLDLPGYEGQEFLLLFFLITVAQFSDVMQYVFGKLMGRTKVAPAVSPSKTVEGLVGGGLSAVLAGAGLWWITPFTPVEAAAMALAIVAMGFLGGLALSAVKRSMGVKDWGTMISGHGGVLDRMDSLSFAAPVFFHLTRYFYT, from the coding sequence ATGTCTTTGATGGACAAGCTTTTCATCCTCTTCGGCGGTATCTGCGGACTACTCGCCATAGCCTCGCTGATCGGTTTCGCGCTGTCGCGCAGGATGACGTCCGAAACCGGTCGGGCGACCGTCGACAATCTCAATGCCCGCATCGGGGCCTGGTGGGTGATGGTTGCGATCTTCGCCGTGAGCTTCGGCCTCGGCCGGGGAGCGACCGTGCTTCTCTTCGCGCTTACGTCATTCTACACGCTGCGGGAATTCGTATCGCTGACGCCGACGCGTGCGGCCGATCACCTGCCCTTGGTCGGCGCCTTCTACCTGCTGCTGCCGCTTCAGTATTGGCTGGTCTGGATCGACTGGTATGCGCTGTTCACGATCCTGATACCCGTCTACGGTTTCCTGCTCCTTCCGAGCCTCGCCGCATTGAGAGGCGATACCGAGCAATTCCTGCTGCGCGTCTCTCGCATTCAATGGGGGCTGATGCTGACGGTCTTTTGCATCAGCCACGCGCCCGCGCTGATCACGCTCGATCTTCCCGGCTATGAGGGCCAGGAATTCCTGTTGCTCTTCTTCCTGATCACCGTCGCGCAGTTCAGCGACGTGATGCAATATGTCTTCGGCAAGCTGATGGGGAGGACGAAAGTCGCGCCTGCCGTAAGCCCATCGAAAACCGTGGAGGGCCTCGTCGGCGGCGGGCTCTCTGCCGTTCTGGCGGGTGCCGGTCTCTGGTGGATCACGCCTTTCACACCAGTTGAGGCGGCCGCCATGGCCCTCGCAATCGTCGCCATGGGTTTTCTCGGCGGGCTCGCGCTCTCTGCCGTCAAGCGTTCCATGGGCGTGAAAGATTGGGGCACGATGATCAGCGGCCATGGCGGGGTGCTGGATCGCATGGATTCGCTGAGCTTCGCCGCCCCCGTCTTCTTCCACCTGACGCGGTATTTCTACACATGA